In Campylobacter mucosalis, a single window of DNA contains:
- the xseA gene encoding exodeoxyribonuclease VII large subunit, whose amino-acid sequence MLSVSQLNEQAKNLLEAHFSYVEVVGEISRLTKHGSGHWYFTLKDENASISCVMYKANNARVKFEVKDGLKVVIYGKISLYSPSGSYQLIATSLKPDGEGELELAFKQLKERLESEGLFDISHKKPLPKLPQKIALVTSATSAALQDMLRVAQTRWRLCEIFVFDTLTQGQSAPEAIIRALKKADEYGVDVIILARGGGSREDLWCFNDESLARTIFTLKTPIVSAIGHEIDYVISDFVADFRAPTPTAAMSEILPDENEFMQYIDGLDNAIKNAIKAKISKCQNKLDFLNLKLSPNALKNKIDLKISHILRLNENFDAKIKAKISKLQSNVNELNAMFLARESFFEATKDLIQVRICGKKANLEEVKIGDEIELISQTTTKRAKIL is encoded by the coding sequence ATGCTAAGCGTATCACAGCTAAATGAACAGGCTAAAAACCTACTTGAAGCACACTTTAGCTATGTTGAGGTTGTTGGCGAAATTTCACGCCTTACCAAACACGGCTCAGGCCACTGGTATTTTACACTAAAAGATGAAAACGCAAGTATCTCGTGTGTGATGTATAAGGCAAACAACGCCCGCGTGAAATTTGAAGTAAAAGACGGCTTAAAGGTCGTAATATATGGCAAAATTTCGCTTTATTCTCCAAGTGGTAGCTATCAGCTTATAGCAACTAGCCTAAAGCCAGATGGCGAGGGTGAGCTAGAACTTGCATTTAAACAGCTAAAAGAACGCCTTGAGAGTGAGGGGCTTTTTGATATCTCACACAAAAAACCACTGCCAAAACTGCCACAAAAGATCGCTCTAGTAACATCGGCGACATCGGCAGCTTTGCAGGATATGCTTCGCGTGGCACAGACTAGGTGGAGACTTTGTGAAATTTTTGTTTTTGACACGCTTACACAAGGGCAGAGTGCGCCAGAAGCGATTATTAGAGCTTTAAAAAAAGCCGACGAATACGGTGTTGATGTTATTATTTTGGCTCGTGGTGGCGGAAGTCGTGAGGATCTTTGGTGCTTTAATGATGAGAGTCTGGCTCGCACGATATTTACGCTAAAAACGCCTATAGTATCGGCGATCGGGCACGAGATTGATTATGTTATTAGCGACTTTGTGGCTGACTTTAGAGCTCCTACGCCAACGGCTGCAATGAGTGAAATTTTGCCAGATGAAAATGAATTTATGCAGTATATCGACGGACTTGATAATGCCATAAAAAACGCTATAAAAGCCAAAATTTCAAAGTGTCAAAATAAGCTTGATTTTTTAAATCTAAAGCTATCCCCAAATGCTTTAAAAAATAAAATTGATCTAAAAATTTCACATATTTTAAGGCTTAATGAAAACTTTGACGCTAAGATAAAAGCTAAAATTTCAAAACTGCAAAGCAATGTAAATGAGCTAAACGCGATGTTTTTGGCACGCGAGAGCTTTTTTGAAGCAACAAAAGATTTGATACAGGTGCGTATTTGTGGCAAAAAGGCCAATCTTGAAGAGGTTAAAATCGGCGATGAGATTGAGCTAATATCGCAAACCACAACCAAAAGGGCAAAAATTTTATGA
- a CDS encoding DNA cytosine methyltransferase has translation MKLISLFSGAGGLDLGFKKAGFDIILANEFDKNIYATYKANHDTPLIQKDIKELKISELEICDGIIGGPPCQSWSEAGNLKGIDDKRGQLFYEYIRILNGIKPKFFVAENVRGMLAKRHKDAVKNIINEFENAGYNVQICVLNAKDYGVAQDRIRIFFIGFLKGLKVNFTPLKPHKKKLNLKDIIYDLKDNATPALEKNRANKSLKIANHEYYIGSYSTIFMSRNRVRGWDEPAFTIQASGRQAQLHPNAPKMPQIGKNRHIFAPNFENLYRRLSVRECARVQGFSDDFIFYYDRVDYGYKMIGNAVPINLAYEVAKAVKRTFNEC, from the coding sequence ATGAAACTAATCTCACTTTTTAGTGGTGCTGGTGGGCTTGACCTTGGCTTTAAAAAGGCTGGATTTGACATTATTTTAGCAAATGAATTTGATAAAAATATCTATGCCACTTACAAGGCAAATCACGACACACCGCTAATACAAAAAGATATAAAAGAGCTGAAAATTTCAGAGCTAGAAATTTGTGATGGCATTATTGGTGGGCCGCCTTGTCAGAGTTGGAGTGAGGCTGGGAATTTAAAGGGTATTGATGATAAAAGAGGCCAACTTTTTTATGAGTATATTAGAATTTTAAACGGCATTAAGCCTAAATTTTTTGTGGCCGAAAATGTGCGTGGCATGTTAGCCAAGCGCCATAAAGATGCGGTAAAAAACATAATAAATGAGTTTGAAAACGCTGGATACAACGTGCAAATTTGTGTCTTAAACGCAAAAGATTACGGCGTGGCACAAGATAGAATTCGCATTTTTTTCATCGGCTTTTTAAAGGGTTTAAAGGTAAATTTCACACCTTTAAAACCGCACAAAAAAAAGTTAAATTTAAAAGACATAATTTATGATTTAAAAGATAACGCAACACCAGCACTTGAAAAAAACAGAGCCAACAAATCCCTAAAAATCGCTAATCACGAGTATTATATCGGTAGCTACTCCACAATTTTTATGAGCCGAAACAGAGTTAGGGGCTGGGATGAGCCAGCTTTTACAATACAGGCTAGCGGTCGTCAAGCACAGCTTCATCCAAACGCTCCAAAAATGCCACAAATTGGCAAAAATCGCCATATTTTTGCACCAAATTTTGAAAATTTATACAGGCGTTTAAGCGTTAGAGAGTGTGCAAGAGTGCAGGGTTTTAGCGATGATTTTATATTTTATTATGATAGAGTTGATTATGGCTATAAAATGATAGGTAATGCCGTTCCTATAAATTTAGCCTACGAGGTCGCAAAAGCCGTAAAAAGGACATTTAATGAGTGCTAA
- a CDS encoding HaeIII family restriction endonuclease — MSAKSALNGKAYEFAYILALSKIKSVKIAKNNAYNVALNAFNTLLEPEKELFLASATAGISKILEYEPNLTEPILATMQDDKNGEFGDVRDIILQSDKHQIGLSIKHNHFAVKHSRLSKTLDFGKKWYDLPCSSEYFFQISPIFEMLNRLKGTKWSELKDKQNLVYLPILNAFKDEILSQNKSHNIASKMVEYMLGKFDFYKLIGNDKQKITQILVFNLRGNLGKNSLTILPISKLPNRIISLDFKQNSKNTLELYLDNGWSFKFRIHNASTMIEPSLKFDIGFLGVPATIVSFNTKF, encoded by the coding sequence ATGAGTGCTAAGAGTGCTTTAAACGGCAAGGCTTATGAGTTTGCTTATATTCTTGCATTAAGCAAAATAAAAAGTGTAAAAATAGCCAAAAATAACGCCTACAACGTAGCTTTAAATGCATTTAACACGCTTTTAGAGCCAGAAAAAGAGCTATTTTTAGCAAGTGCCACGGCTGGGATTAGTAAAATTTTAGAATACGAACCAAACCTTACAGAGCCGATTTTAGCAACAATGCAAGATGACAAAAACGGCGAATTTGGCGATGTTAGAGATATAATTTTACAAAGCGACAAACACCAAATTGGACTTAGTATTAAGCACAACCACTTTGCTGTTAAACACTCACGGCTATCAAAAACGCTTGATTTTGGTAAAAAATGGTATGACTTGCCCTGTTCTAGTGAGTATTTTTTTCAAATTTCGCCAATTTTTGAAATGCTAAATAGACTAAAAGGCACAAAATGGAGTGAGCTAAAAGATAAGCAAAATTTAGTGTATTTGCCAATTTTAAACGCCTTTAAAGATGAAATTCTCTCGCAAAATAAAAGCCACAACATAGCTTCAAAAATGGTTGAATATATGCTTGGCAAGTTTGATTTTTACAAATTAATCGGCAATGATAAGCAAAAAATCACACAAATTTTAGTCTTTAATTTACGTGGGAATTTAGGCAAAAATAGCCTAACAATCTTGCCAATTTCAAAGCTACCAAATCGTATAATTTCGCTTGATTTTAAACAAAATAGCAAAAACACCTTAGAGCTTTATTTAGACAATGGTTGGAGCTTTAAATTTCGCATTCACAACGCCTCAACTATGATAGAGCCGAGCTTAAAATTTGATATAGGATTTTTAGGCGTCCCAGCGACAATAGTTAGTTTTAATACAAAATTTTAA